Within Cyanobacteriota bacterium, the genomic segment GATCGCCACTAAGGTAGTGCATTTGGTAAATCGAGCAGAGTTTAAGCGGAAACAAGCCCCGCCGGGCCTGAAAATTACCGATCGAGCCTTTGGCACAGGCTGGCGAATGCCGATTGCTAAGCGCTTGGGATAATCACCCCTGGTATGATGGAGCTGTATAGGCTGACAAACGGAGACTGAGTGCCCATGGGAGAGCGGTTGCTAAATTGGTTAAACACTGCCCTAATGATTGATGTGGCGTTGGTGCTGGCTAGCTTTGCTTGGTTAGCGATCGCTGTTATTGGTCAAGCGGCCCATGTCTCCCTGGGGCTAGACCTGTGGTACCAGTTGTGGCAACCGCTGTTTCAGCCTGCGATCGGCATCCTCATGGCCGGAGCGATTGCGAGTGGTCTCATCAGTTGGATCCATAAACGGTTTAACCCCACGAAACCAACCCATTAATTCCAGGCAAGAGGAGCAAGGATAACACTAGAGTGACGATGACGGTTCTGTAGGCAGTGTCAGAGAATTGCTAGTGGCGTTAGAGACTTTATCTACAGCTAGGTCAATCGTGTAATTCACGGGATTGTCACCATCGGCAACGATTACAATTTCGTAGTATCCCGACTCTTGCAAAGTTCCTGACCAACTGGTATGCCGGGTATCCTCCAGTAGCGGTCTCTGGCTACTCAAGGGTGGATATAGAGAAACCAGTGCTGGCTGATCAGCTTGCCACGTAAAGCGCATAGGTTGTCCTTTGCTGAGATAGGCAATGTAGGATCGGCCTTTTCCGGGTTGTAAACTGCCAGTCAGGCGTGTATCAAATCGACCCGTGGCAAACTGTACGGTTTTCAATACCTTACCAGATAAAATATCGGTTACTTGGTCAGCCACGATTGCGTGCCATACCTGCTCCATCGGCTGTCCTGATATATTTGTATTGCGATATTCCTGAAACAGATGAAAGAACTGAGCATCTGCTAAGTCATACAGGGTGCGAGAACTGACGTTGTGCTGGTTCACTAGTTTGAGCCAGCGATCGCGATCGGCCCTACCGTAGTGTCCCAGTTGCCGCCGAGATTCAGTACTCACCCGCTCTAACCGCATCAAGAACTCATTGGCAATTTTGTCCCATTGGGCACGCAGCAACTCATCGTCCTTGCTGGTTGTTAGTTGCCGCCCTTTCAGGTCAGGATTCGCAGTGTAGAATTCTTGATTCACCAGCCTAACAAAGAAGCTGTTATCAATCGCTAATTGGCGGCGGCGATCGTCCAAGGCCTGCTTCCGCTCCTGCTCCTCCGCAGAGAAGCCTGTTGTAGGTGTTGCTACAGGTGACGGAATAACTGAAATCGTTGGAGGTTGAATAGACTGGGCAGAGTCTGGGATTGAATAGGATTGGCGATCGTGATGAGTTGCCCACCAGCCCGCGGTTGCTGCAACAACAATCACAGTGCTCCCCAATGCAACCCCCCACACCCTAGAGGAATTAGTAGATGATTGTGGCGACGATTCTGAGAGGGGTGTAGTCGCCGTTGTGGCAGAGATTGGGGTACTTGATGACTGGGGTATGTCAGGGATGGATGGCTGAGGAACGGCTAACTCACTATAGGGTGCTCCGTAGGCAGAGGCACTTCTTGGTTGGCATTGGGGTAGTTGTGTTAGTGGAACGCCCCCCAGTCCTGCTTGATTCAGAGCCTGTAGAACCTGATTGGCTGACTGAAAGCGATCGTTGGGACGATGGGCAATCATCTGGTTTAGGATTGCTGCCAGCGCTGGACTCACCTGCACATAGTGCTGCCACTGCCACTCTAGGGTTTGGGGGTTGAGCAACTCCTGAGGTTCCCGCCCTGTCAACAACACCAGCATTGTTACCCCTAGCGCATACAAATCACTATGCGGATAAGCAATCCCCAGTCGAATTTGTTCCTCTGGTGCATACCCTACCTTACCCAATCGTGTGCCTTGACTAGGTACCGCGGTTGCTGCTGGTGTTGCTGCTTGCCCTGCTAGTTCTGATGCCACCGTTGCAGCCAACTGCTTTACCCCACCAAAGTCAATCAATACGGGTAGCTTATCGACAAACCGTTGCATCAGGTTATCGGGAGCAATATCTCGATGCACGACTCCCACACTGTGCAGATAGTCCAACACAGGTAGTAATTGCCGCAGTAACTGCACTACATCTGCTTCAGTGAACAGTTGTCCCTGTTGCTTACGGGCCTGTAACAGCTCTTGATAGGTTTGACCAGCCACAAAGTCTTGCACCAGAAACAGCTTGCTGCCATTGGCAAGGGTTACCCGCAGCAACTCTCGAAAGCGGGGCACTTGGGGATGGTTCAGCCTATACAGCACTCCTGCTTCTCGCTCGAACAATTCCGATGC encodes:
- a CDS encoding protein kinase; translation: MPLYCRNQHLNAEDSRFCYLCGEPLHHPASSLTPGTVISSRYRITRELGHGGFGRTYEAQDLNRFNEPCVLKEFAPQVEGTQAVQKASELFEREAGVLYRLNHPQVPRFRELLRVTLANGSKLFLVQDFVAGQTYQELLQARKQQGQLFTEADVVQLLRQLLPVLDYLHSVGVVHRDIAPDNLMQRFVDKLPVLIDFGGVKQLAATVASELAGQAATPAATAVPSQGTRLGKVGYAPEEQIRLGIAYPHSDLYALGVTMLVLLTGREPQELLNPQTLEWQWQHYVQVSPALAAILNQMIAHRPNDRFQSANQVLQALNQAGLGGVPLTQLPQCQPRSASAYGAPYSELAVPQPSIPDIPQSSSTPISATTATTPLSESSPQSSTNSSRVWGVALGSTVIVVAATAGWWATHHDRQSYSIPDSAQSIQPPTISVIPSPVATPTTGFSAEEQERKQALDDRRRQLAIDNSFFVRLVNQEFYTANPDLKGRQLTTSKDDELLRAQWDKIANEFLMRLERVSTESRRQLGHYGRADRDRWLKLVNQHNVSSRTLYDLADAQFFHLFQEYRNTNISGQPMEQVWHAIVADQVTDILSGKVLKTVQFATGRFDTRLTGSLQPGKGRSYIAYLSKGQPMRFTWQADQPALVSLYPPLSSQRPLLEDTRHTSWSGTLQESGYYEIVIVADGDNPVNYTIDLAVDKVSNATSNSLTLPTEPSSSL